A section of the Leptidea sinapis chromosome 26, ilLepSina1.1, whole genome shotgun sequence genome encodes:
- the LOC126972315 gene encoding translocator protein-like — protein sequence MPNWKLIGAMVLPNVGGWLGALSMAGQVRSPTGKAWYDDLNKPSWQPPKWVFGPAWTALYTGMGYASYMVYEDCGGFTDDSLVPLGLFASQLVLNWTWSPIFFKFHKLGLAFYHILALDVAAGACTVSFFRVNKKTLYLMAPYLCWLTFASFLNYTIWKLNPNIEETKREE from the exons ATGCCTAACTGGAAACTAATTGGTGCCATGGTATTACCAAATGTTGGAGGATGGCTTGGTGCCCTTTCAATGGCAGGCCAAGTGCGAAGCCCTACTGGGAAGGCTTGGTATGACGATTTAAATAAACCTAGCTGGCAGCCGCCGAAGTGGGTGTTTGGGCCAGCTTGGACTGCATTATACACAGGGATGGGATATGCTTCTTATATGGTGTATGAGGACTGTGGTGGATTTACAG ATGATTCGCTGGTACCTCTGGGATTATTTGCATCCCAGCTAGTACTGAACTGGACTTGGTCACCAATATTCTTCAAGTTCCACAAACTTGGTTTG GCCTTCTACCACATCTTAGCGTTGGACGTGGCAGCCGGTGCGTGTACTGTCAGCTTCTTCAGAGTCAACAAGAAGACCTTGTACTTAATGGCTCCGTACCTTTGCTGGTTGACATTTGCGTCGTTCCTCAATTACACGATCTGGAAACTTAATCCTAACATTGAGGAAACCAAAAGGGAAGAATAA